Proteins from a single region of Chloroflexota bacterium:
- a CDS encoding M1 family metallopeptidase, which yields MPALLVLLVVGMLGVAVAPGVGIAAPVAADAPTPAAAYRMDLSVNIAAGTAQVGQTVRLRNDVGAPLERLVFRSPAAADGSLSLRSASVAGQPVSPRLDGSILELPLPQPLAAGATVQADLAFSLQIPNTPGRLAKTPRGITMGYWFPMLTVHRGEWDRRPFIDVGDATFSEVAGFDVTVTTSEPAIVMATGERVEQDGRRSRFVGASVRDFALAISPEYTVRRAKVGDLTLEVAAFGEDRAAYYATRGADLLTWAAGKFGPLPYSTLTVADADLPSSYGGLEYPTLIVLARGYSLPADPAGSALDSLFLHELLHQWFYSLVGNDQIADPWLDEAFVTYLTYAYYREQAPALAPAVYERTIAGGSGGAVDSTVYDFPSDGPYFGVVYRRGARFLEALHERLGDPAFWRLLREHVDAHRDRVGTPRAFLERAQAASSSSLNPLIAAYLSYGAFQPTTPRVWSVDTPDGPWTGTASLFVAAEFPVTRVQVLLDSRILADGPTNNLTLDLAGVEAGQYVLLVRVWDHENVLFERTRRVEVSR from the coding sequence TGTCGCGCCGGGCGTCGGCATCGCGGCCCCGGTCGCGGCGGACGCGCCCACGCCGGCCGCCGCCTACCGGATGGATCTATCCGTCAACATCGCCGCTGGGACGGCCCAGGTCGGGCAGACCGTCCGCCTCCGAAACGACGTCGGCGCGCCACTCGAGCGCCTGGTGTTCCGGTCGCCAGCCGCCGCCGACGGCTCCCTCAGCCTGAGATCGGCGTCCGTCGCCGGACAGCCGGTATCGCCCCGGCTGGATGGGAGCATCCTGGAGCTGCCACTGCCCCAACCGCTGGCCGCTGGCGCAACGGTCCAGGCCGACCTGGCCTTCAGCTTGCAGATTCCGAACACGCCCGGCCGCCTGGCGAAGACGCCGCGCGGCATCACCATGGGGTACTGGTTCCCGATGCTGACCGTGCATCGCGGAGAGTGGGACCGACGGCCGTTCATCGACGTGGGCGATGCCACCTTCAGCGAGGTGGCCGGCTTCGACGTGACGGTGACGACCAGTGAGCCAGCCATCGTCATGGCGACGGGCGAGCGCGTCGAGCAGGACGGCCGTCGTTCCCGCTTCGTCGGAGCATCGGTCCGAGATTTCGCCCTCGCCATCTCGCCGGAGTACACCGTGCGCCGGGCGAAGGTCGGAGACCTCACGCTCGAGGTCGCGGCGTTCGGCGAGGATCGTGCCGCCTACTACGCCACACGGGGAGCGGACTTGCTGACCTGGGCCGCCGGCAAGTTCGGTCCGCTGCCGTACTCCACGCTCACCGTCGCCGACGCCGATCTTCCGTCGAGTTACGGCGGCCTGGAGTACCCGACCCTGATCGTGCTGGCGCGCGGCTACAGTCTGCCCGCCGATCCGGCCGGCAGCGCCCTGGACAGCCTGTTCCTACACGAGCTGCTCCACCAGTGGTTCTATTCGCTGGTGGGCAACGACCAGATCGCGGATCCCTGGCTCGACGAAGCGTTCGTGACCTATCTCACCTACGCCTACTACCGTGAGCAAGCACCAGCCCTGGCGCCAGCCGTCTACGAACGGACGATTGCCGGCGGCAGCGGCGGCGCGGTTGACAGCACCGTCTACGACTTCCCATCGGACGGGCCGTACTTTGGGGTGGTGTATCGGCGCGGGGCGCGGTTCCTGGAGGCGCTCCACGAGCGGCTGGGCGATCCCGCCTTCTGGCGGCTGCTCCGCGAGCATGTGGACGCCCACCGTGACCGAGTCGGTACGCCACGGGCCTTTCTGGAGCGGGCGCAGGCTGCTTCGTCAAGCTCGCTCAACCCGCTGATCGCCGCCTACCTGAGCTACGGGGCGTTTCAGCCGACGACGCCGCGTGTCTGGTCGGTGGACACGCCGGACGGGCCGTGGACGGGCACAGCGTCGCTCTTCGTGGCAGCCGAGTTTCCGGTGACGCGGGTGCAGGTGCTGCTCGATTCACGCATCCTGGCTGACGGCCCGACCAACAACCTCACGCTCGATCTCGCGGGCGTCGAAGCCGGCCAGTACGTCCTGCTGGTCCGGGTCTGGGACCACGAGAACGTGCTGTTCGAGCGGACCCGGCGGGTTGAGGTCAGTCGGTAG